From Thalassoglobus sp. JC818, the proteins below share one genomic window:
- a CDS encoding neutral/alkaline non-lysosomal ceramidase N-terminal domain-containing protein: MSQKTTYPALLVIAIALLPNLVAANDQPWKCGTATVCITPQQSMTMAGYASRGEKHATETLNELWAKTLILEDASQRRAVLVTLDLLGIDRKLSQRICKSIMKKHGLDRSQIAICSSHTHSGPVVAGTLRPMHALHFNEANLNLTLEYSEFLKESIETCVDQAFETLAPSSLSWGSGNAEFAVNRRNNEEKKIPELRASGKLAGPYDHDVPVLMVRQNGQLKAVVFGYACHCTVLSGFEWSGDYAGFAQSELEDIYPGCVAMFWAGCGGDQNPLPRRKVELAQRYGSHLAHAVSQVIEGQTHDVSPQLQTSYREVDISFGTLPTLEVLRTQAESQNRYEAARARSLIEQVEGGQELSPTYPYPIQFWNLGDQVNWFFLGGEVVVDYALSIKSNHGETDADLTDVWCTAYANDVMAYIPSRRVLLEGGYEGGGAMIYYGLPTVWAESVETTILDTVHQLINER, encoded by the coding sequence ATGTCTCAAAAGACAACCTACCCCGCGCTTCTCGTCATCGCAATCGCACTCCTTCCAAACCTTGTTGCTGCGAATGACCAACCCTGGAAATGCGGGACAGCGACTGTCTGCATCACTCCCCAACAGTCGATGACGATGGCAGGGTATGCCTCGCGCGGTGAGAAACACGCGACCGAAACACTCAACGAACTCTGGGCAAAGACGCTGATTCTTGAGGACGCATCCCAGCGGCGAGCTGTCCTCGTCACGCTCGACTTGCTCGGAATCGATCGCAAGTTGTCTCAGAGAATCTGCAAGTCGATCATGAAAAAGCACGGCCTCGATCGCAGCCAGATCGCGATATGCAGTTCACACACTCACTCCGGGCCAGTCGTCGCGGGAACACTGCGTCCCATGCATGCTTTGCACTTCAACGAAGCGAACCTCAACTTAACTCTTGAGTATTCCGAATTCCTCAAAGAGTCGATCGAGACGTGTGTCGATCAGGCCTTTGAAACGCTTGCTCCTTCTTCACTGAGTTGGGGAAGTGGCAATGCCGAGTTTGCAGTGAATCGTCGTAACAATGAAGAGAAAAAAATTCCGGAACTCAGAGCTTCAGGCAAACTTGCCGGCCCGTATGACCATGACGTCCCCGTCCTGATGGTCCGGCAGAACGGGCAACTCAAAGCTGTCGTTTTCGGATACGCTTGCCACTGCACCGTTCTCAGTGGTTTCGAATGGTCCGGGGACTACGCCGGGTTCGCTCAATCTGAGCTCGAAGACATTTATCCCGGCTGTGTGGCGATGTTCTGGGCTGGCTGCGGAGGAGATCAAAACCCGCTTCCACGCCGCAAAGTCGAACTCGCCCAGCGATACGGTTCCCATCTCGCCCACGCGGTCAGTCAGGTCATCGAAGGTCAAACTCACGACGTTTCTCCGCAACTGCAGACGAGCTACCGGGAAGTCGATATCTCTTTCGGAACTCTTCCGACTTTGGAAGTCCTTCGAACGCAGGCCGAATCGCAAAATCGCTACGAAGCAGCACGCGCCCGATCTTTAATCGAACAGGTCGAAGGCGGGCAGGAACTTTCTCCGACGTATCCCTATCCCATTCAATTCTGGAATCTCGGCGATCAGGTCAATTGGTTCTTTCTCGGTGGAGAAGTTGTGGTCGACTATGCCCTGTCGATCAAATCGAATCACGGAGAGACAGACGCAGACCTGACGGATGTCTGGTGTACCGCCTATGCGAACGATGTGATGGCCTACATTCCTTCGCGTCGAGTTCTGCTTGAAGGGGGATACGAGGGTGGAGGAGCCATGATTTATTACGGACTTCCCACCGTCTGGGCGGAATCGGTCGAGACCACAATCCTCGACACGGTTCACCAACTCATCAACGAACGCTAA